One segment of Nocardioides sp. QY071 DNA contains the following:
- a CDS encoding DUF2892 domain-containing protein: MNVDRLVLALAGTLVLASAGLAALLSPWWLLLTGFVGANLLQSSVTGFCPAAVLLRRFGVPTGCAFSGPPQEGQPV, encoded by the coding sequence ATGAACGTCGACCGGCTCGTCCTCGCGCTGGCGGGCACCCTGGTGCTCGCCAGCGCGGGCCTCGCCGCGCTGCTCTCGCCGTGGTGGCTGCTGCTCACCGGCTTCGTCGGAGCCAACCTTCTGCAATCGAGCGTCACCGGGTTCTGCCCGGCGGCGGTCCTCCTGCGTCGCTTCGGCGTACCGACCGGCTGCGCGTTCTCCGGACCGCCTCAGGAGGGCCAGCCGGTGTAG
- a CDS encoding metal-sensitive transcriptional regulator, with product MKLEPEEIKAIITRLKRANGHLASVIRMLEEGAECEDALMQLAAVNKAVGRGGYALVATGLQKCLVEGGPDSVDAKKMEKLFLALA from the coding sequence ATGAAGCTGGAGCCTGAGGAGATCAAGGCGATCATCACCCGCCTCAAGAGGGCCAACGGGCACCTCGCGTCGGTGATCCGGATGCTGGAGGAGGGCGCCGAGTGCGAGGACGCACTGATGCAGCTCGCCGCGGTCAACAAGGCCGTGGGGCGCGGCGGGTACGCGCTGGTCGCCACCGGTCTGCAGAAGTGCCTGGTCGAGGGCGGCCCGGACTCGGTGGACGCGAAGAAGATGGAGAAGCTGTTCCTGGCGCTGGCCTGA
- a CDS encoding carboxymuconolactone decarboxylase family protein: MTDSPHAKPILDELSPLHRQLRRAIPEVYQGFGALSKAAFADGALEARTKELIAMAIGVVEGCDGCIASHAQAAARAGATKQEAAEAIGVTFLMHGGPATIHGARAYDAFCSFADALEPAAAQA; encoded by the coding sequence ATGACCGACTCACCCCACGCCAAGCCGATCCTCGACGAGCTCTCCCCGCTGCACCGCCAGCTGCGCCGCGCGATCCCCGAGGTCTACCAGGGCTTCGGCGCCCTTTCGAAGGCCGCCTTCGCCGACGGCGCGCTCGAGGCGCGCACCAAGGAGCTGATCGCGATGGCGATCGGCGTCGTCGAGGGCTGCGACGGCTGCATCGCCTCCCACGCGCAGGCCGCCGCCCGCGCCGGCGCCACGAAGCAGGAGGCCGCCGAGGCCATCGGCGTCACCTTCCTGATGCACGGCGGGCCCGCGACGATCCACGGCGCCCGGGCGTACGACGCGTTCTGCTCGTTCGCCGACGCCCTCGAGCCCGCTGCAGCGCAGGCCTGA
- the pcaC gene encoding 4-carboxymuconolactone decarboxylase — MTYDDPFDAGMTVRREVLGDAHVDRAEAAKTPFTQDFQELITRYAWGSVWTRPGLDRRSRSVAVLTAMIALGHWEEFAMHVRAARTNGLGDDEIAEVILQAGIYCGVPAANHAFAVAKGVLEELDR, encoded by the coding sequence ATGACGTACGACGACCCGTTCGACGCAGGCATGACCGTCCGGCGCGAGGTGCTCGGCGACGCGCACGTCGACCGCGCCGAGGCCGCGAAGACCCCGTTCACGCAGGACTTTCAGGAGCTGATCACCCGCTACGCGTGGGGGAGCGTGTGGACCCGGCCCGGTCTCGACCGCCGGTCGCGCTCGGTCGCCGTCCTCACCGCGATGATCGCGCTCGGGCACTGGGAGGAGTTCGCGATGCACGTGCGCGCCGCGCGCACCAACGGCCTCGGCGACGACGAGATCGCCGAGGTGATCCTTCAGGCCGGCATCTACTGCGGCGTCCCCGCCGCCAACCACGCCTTCGCCGTCGCGAAGGGTGTCCTCGAGGAGCTGGACCGATGA
- a CDS encoding MMPL family transporter, with the protein MAQTTPAAPEAASHTWRPGPLGRLGVWVTEHRRTVGIAWVALVIGLGVFAPSVEKNLSGAGWQANGSESVAVRDLAEEHFGGNASHAIQVVVHSTDGPLGEGEGARVLAEVTQVLEDEPRIAEVIAPMPGASLSPDGRTAVVLGGAGADTNEMVRVATDLKEELQHLSTDTVQVNPTGSSLLWSDFNEANLEAMLTSEMVSWPVTLAILVLAFGALVAAGLPLLLTLAGLVASAGSLVLINELVPVSIWAMNFAMMFALALGIDYALFVVVRYRAARMGQHSTPRQAVAETMDTAGKAVLLSGATVLVSLSAVLLVPSPSFRSMAGGIMISVVFVLAATLTLLPLVLFKLDDRINRFALPWVRVGEHRSPVFARWGAHLWRRPVAWGVGASVVLLVLAAPIVGLKTGMPSIKVLPEDASARVGYAQVKDAFGPGAPGMLQVVVDETDAGTAAAVLADDAGIQAVLPPMPATDGSDLTMIQAMPTVDPSDPALPATIDRLRADLPPSALVGGAAVENIDLTDQLQRSTPLVIGVVLLLGFLLLLVALQAPLISLLGTLASLLSTAAAFGVARLLFQDGHGSGLLGFEHQGFLDAWAPVFFFAMIFAIAMDYTVFLLASAKEHWEKSGDPREAMVGAVAHSGRVIFAAGGVMVAVFFTFALSGPLPPKEMGVILGVAVLLDAFLVRLVLLPVMLRLSGRAAWATPAWLRRILPAITFAHD; encoded by the coding sequence GTGGCGCAGACGACACCGGCCGCACCGGAGGCGGCCTCGCACACCTGGCGGCCAGGACCGCTCGGCCGCCTCGGCGTCTGGGTGACCGAGCACCGCCGCACCGTCGGCATCGCCTGGGTGGCGCTCGTCATCGGGCTCGGCGTCTTCGCGCCGTCGGTCGAGAAGAACCTGTCGGGCGCGGGCTGGCAGGCGAACGGCTCGGAGTCCGTGGCCGTGCGCGACCTCGCCGAGGAGCACTTCGGCGGCAACGCCAGCCACGCCATCCAGGTCGTCGTACACAGCACCGACGGCCCGCTCGGCGAGGGCGAGGGCGCGCGGGTGCTCGCCGAGGTGACGCAGGTGCTCGAGGACGAGCCGCGGATCGCCGAGGTGATCGCGCCGATGCCCGGAGCCAGCCTCTCGCCCGACGGTCGTACAGCGGTCGTCCTGGGCGGTGCCGGCGCCGACACCAACGAGATGGTGCGGGTCGCGACCGACCTCAAGGAGGAGCTGCAGCACCTGTCGACCGACACGGTGCAGGTCAACCCCACCGGCTCGTCGCTGCTCTGGTCGGACTTCAACGAGGCCAACCTCGAGGCGATGCTGACCTCGGAGATGGTGTCCTGGCCGGTGACCCTGGCGATCCTGGTGCTGGCGTTCGGAGCCCTCGTCGCCGCCGGGCTCCCCCTGCTGCTGACCCTCGCCGGGCTGGTGGCCTCGGCCGGCTCGCTGGTGCTGATCAACGAGCTGGTGCCCGTGTCCATCTGGGCGATGAACTTCGCGATGATGTTCGCCCTCGCCCTGGGCATCGACTACGCGCTCTTCGTGGTGGTCCGCTACCGCGCGGCCCGGATGGGCCAGCACAGCACGCCCCGGCAGGCTGTCGCGGAGACCATGGACACGGCCGGGAAGGCGGTCCTGCTCTCGGGCGCGACCGTCCTCGTGTCCCTGTCCGCCGTGCTGCTCGTGCCGTCGCCGTCGTTCCGCTCGATGGCCGGCGGGATCATGATCTCGGTCGTCTTCGTGCTGGCCGCGACGCTGACCCTGCTGCCCCTCGTGCTGTTCAAGCTCGACGACCGGATCAACCGGTTCGCCCTACCGTGGGTCAGGGTCGGCGAGCACCGCTCCCCCGTCTTCGCCCGCTGGGGCGCCCACCTGTGGCGCCGCCCGGTGGCCTGGGGCGTCGGCGCGAGCGTCGTGCTGCTGGTCCTCGCCGCGCCGATCGTCGGCCTGAAGACCGGGATGCCGTCGATCAAGGTGCTGCCCGAGGACGCCAGCGCGCGGGTCGGGTACGCCCAGGTCAAGGACGCCTTCGGCCCCGGTGCGCCGGGGATGCTGCAGGTCGTCGTCGACGAGACCGACGCCGGTACGGCCGCCGCCGTGCTCGCCGACGACGCCGGCATCCAGGCCGTTCTCCCGCCGATGCCTGCCACCGACGGCAGCGACCTCACGATGATCCAGGCGATGCCGACGGTCGACCCGTCCGACCCCGCCCTGCCGGCGACGATCGACCGGCTGCGCGCCGACCTGCCGCCGTCCGCCCTCGTCGGCGGCGCCGCGGTCGAGAACATCGACCTGACCGACCAGCTCCAGCGCTCCACGCCACTGGTGATCGGCGTCGTGCTGCTGCTCGGCTTCCTGCTCCTGCTGGTCGCCCTGCAAGCGCCGCTGATCTCGCTGCTCGGCACGCTCGCCAGCCTGCTCTCGACGGCCGCAGCCTTCGGGGTCGCGCGGCTGTTGTTCCAGGACGGCCACGGCTCGGGCCTGCTCGGATTCGAGCACCAGGGCTTCCTCGACGCGTGGGCGCCGGTGTTCTTCTTCGCGATGATCTTCGCGATCGCCATGGACTACACCGTGTTCCTGCTGGCCTCGGCCAAGGAGCACTGGGAGAAGTCCGGCGACCCGCGCGAGGCGATGGTCGGCGCGGTCGCCCACTCGGGCCGGGTGATCTTCGCCGCCGGCGGTGTGATGGTCGCGGTGTTCTTCACCTTCGCGCTGTCCGGACCGCTGCCACCCAAGGAGATGGGCGTGATCCTCGGCGTCGCCGTCCTGCTCGACGCCTTCCTGGTCCGCCTGGTCCTGCTGCCCGTGATGCTGCGGCTCTCCGGCCGTGCCGCCTGGGCCACGCCGGCCTGGCTGCGCCGGATCCTGCCCGCCATCACCTTCGCCCACGACTGA
- a CDS encoding 4-hydroxybenzoate 3-monooxygenase, whose translation MSITTTTTDVAIVGAGPAGLMLAHLLQRAGISSVAIDIRSREEIENTHRAGILEQDSVRLLVESGVSERVLRDGYRHAGIDLAFGGGGHRIDFESLVGASVQLYPQTDVFIDLADARAREGGDVRFGVSEVSVADITGDRPLMRFTDADGVRHEVAARILVGSDGSRSICRHEFPESLRRQFFREYPFAWFGILCEAPPSSDELIYSHSERGFALISQRTETLQRMYFQCDPAEDVAAWSDDRVWEELQARVGANGYVLKEGPITSKVVLPFRSFVQEPMRHGNLVLAGDAAHTVPPTGAKGLNLALADVRVLAEELELHLRGDEVALDRYAERALQRVWKAQHFSYWMTTMLHRLPEASDFDVRRQVGELTSLVTSSAGSTYLAEGYTGWPS comes from the coding sequence ATGAGCATCACGACGACCACCACCGACGTCGCCATCGTCGGCGCCGGCCCCGCCGGCCTGATGCTCGCCCACCTGCTGCAGCGCGCCGGCATCTCCTCGGTCGCGATCGACATCCGCAGCCGCGAGGAGATCGAGAACACCCACCGGGCCGGGATCCTGGAGCAGGACAGCGTCCGGCTGCTGGTCGAGTCCGGCGTCTCCGAGCGGGTGCTGCGCGACGGCTACCGCCACGCCGGCATCGACCTCGCGTTCGGCGGCGGCGGGCACCGGATCGACTTCGAGTCGCTGGTCGGCGCCTCGGTCCAGCTGTACCCGCAGACCGACGTCTTCATCGACCTCGCCGACGCCCGCGCGCGCGAGGGCGGGGACGTCCGGTTCGGGGTGAGCGAGGTGTCGGTCGCCGACATCACCGGCGACCGGCCGCTGATGAGGTTCACCGACGCGGACGGCGTACGCCACGAGGTCGCGGCCCGGATCCTGGTCGGCTCCGACGGGTCGCGCAGCATCTGCCGCCACGAGTTCCCCGAGTCGCTGCGCCGCCAGTTCTTCCGCGAGTACCCCTTCGCCTGGTTCGGCATCCTTTGCGAGGCGCCCCCCAGCAGTGACGAGCTCATCTACAGCCACTCCGAGCGCGGCTTCGCGCTGATCAGCCAGCGCACCGAGACGCTGCAGCGGATGTACTTCCAGTGCGACCCGGCCGAGGACGTCGCCGCCTGGTCCGACGACCGGGTCTGGGAGGAGCTCCAGGCCCGGGTCGGCGCCAACGGCTACGTCCTCAAGGAGGGCCCGATCACCTCGAAGGTGGTGCTGCCGTTCCGCAGCTTCGTCCAGGAGCCGATGCGCCACGGCAACCTCGTCCTCGCCGGCGACGCCGCGCACACCGTCCCGCCGACCGGCGCCAAGGGCCTCAACCTGGCGCTGGCCGACGTCCGGGTGCTCGCCGAGGAGCTCGAGCTCCACCTCCGTGGGGACGAGGTGGCGCTCGACCGGTACGCCGAGCGGGCGCTGCAGCGGGTCTGGAAGGCGCAGCACTTCTCGTACTGGATGACCACGATGCTGCACCGCCTGCCCGAGGCGAGCGACTTCGACGTACGCCGGCAGGTGGGCGAGCTGACCTCGCTGGTCACCTCGTCCGCCGGGTCGACGTACCTCGCGGAGGGCTACACCGGCTGGCCCTCCTGA
- a CDS encoding DUF302 domain-containing protein has protein sequence MDTTDFTLSTTLAASYDDTVARVRELLGDAGFGVLTEIDIRATLKVKLDVDVPAQLILGACRPQLAHRALQVEPRVAALMPCNVVVADAGEGRTRVDVMDPALLATLAPDPELAEVAADGRARLTGMMEALTDQTGATA, from the coding sequence ATGGACACCACCGACTTCACGCTCAGCACGACCCTCGCGGCGTCGTACGACGACACGGTGGCGCGGGTGCGAGAGCTGCTCGGCGACGCCGGCTTCGGCGTACTGACCGAGATCGACATCCGTGCCACCCTCAAGGTGAAGCTCGACGTGGACGTCCCGGCACAGCTGATCCTCGGCGCCTGTCGCCCCCAGCTCGCGCACCGCGCGCTGCAGGTCGAGCCGCGGGTCGCGGCCCTGATGCCGTGCAACGTCGTGGTCGCCGACGCGGGGGAGGGACGGACTCGCGTCGACGTGATGGATCCCGCCCTGCTCGCCACGCTGGCGCCCGATCCGGAGCTCGCCGAGGTGGCCGCCGACGGCCGCGCCCGGCTCACCGGGATGATGGAGGCCCTGACCGACCAGACGGGAGCGACCGCATGA
- a CDS encoding alpha/beta hydrolase, which translates to MPDLTFTQLSGDQPRTDAERVLVVGPSLGTGVADLWSRCAALLPATWQVVGWDLPGHGAGAPATTVFTVEELAAAVRDRAAGIAAGRPVSYAGVSFGGAVGFAIAVEPGPFDAVVTLAAAPRIGTPEGWHDRAAYVRKAGTAAMVEGSAARWFAPGFLERDPATGSALLLALQSVDDESYALACEALAAFDVRDRVSFAPVPLLSAGGEHDVVVTPDQVAVVIPGVAHQPTAEDPAATAALIREFLEATR; encoded by the coding sequence GTGCCTGACCTGACCTTCACGCAGCTGTCCGGGGACCAGCCACGCACGGACGCCGAGCGCGTCCTCGTCGTCGGCCCGTCCCTCGGCACCGGCGTCGCCGACCTCTGGTCCCGCTGCGCCGCGCTGCTGCCCGCGACCTGGCAGGTCGTCGGCTGGGACCTGCCCGGTCACGGGGCAGGAGCCCCCGCGACGACGGTGTTCACCGTGGAGGAGCTGGCGGCCGCCGTACGCGACCGGGCGGCCGGGATCGCGGCCGGCCGTCCCGTCTCCTACGCGGGCGTGTCCTTCGGCGGCGCCGTCGGCTTCGCGATCGCCGTCGAGCCGGGGCCGTTCGACGCGGTCGTCACGCTGGCCGCGGCGCCGAGGATCGGTACGCCGGAGGGATGGCACGACCGGGCGGCGTACGTCCGCAAGGCCGGCACCGCCGCCATGGTGGAGGGCTCCGCGGCCCGTTGGTTCGCACCCGGCTTCCTCGAACGAGACCCCGCGACCGGCAGCGCGCTGCTGCTGGCCCTGCAGTCGGTCGACGACGAGTCGTACGCGCTGGCCTGCGAGGCGCTGGCGGCCTTCGACGTCCGTGACCGGGTCTCGTTCGCGCCCGTGCCGTTGCTCTCCGCCGGCGGCGAGCACGACGTCGTCGTCACGCCCGACCAGGTCGCGGTGGTGATCCCCGGCGTCGCGCACCAGCCCACCGCCGAGGACCCGGCCGCGACCGCCGCCCTGATCCGTGAGTTCCTGGAGGCCACCCGATGA